A stretch of Physeter macrocephalus isolate SW-GA chromosome 8, ASM283717v5, whole genome shotgun sequence DNA encodes these proteins:
- the OLIG1 gene encoding oligodendrocyte transcription factor 1: MYYAVSQARVNVAPATMLRPQRPGDVQLGASLYELVGYRQPPSSSSSSTSSSSSTTAPLLPKAAREKPEATAEPLGTGSGPGAHAGGGSRADAKEEQQQQLRRKINSRERKRMQDLNLAMDALREVILPYSAAHCQAAPGRKLSKIATLLLARNYILLLGSSLQELRRALGEGAGPAAPRLLLAGLPLLAAAPGSVLLAPGAVGPPDALRPAKYLSLALEEPPCGQFALPGGGPGGGAGSPGLCTCAVCKFPHLVPAGLGLAAVQAQFSK, translated from the coding sequence ATGTATTATGCGGTTTCCCAGGCGCGCGTGAACGTGGCCCCTGCGACCATGCTGCGGCCACAGCGGCCGGGAGACGTGCAGCTCGGGGCCTCCCTGTATGAGCTAGTGGGCTACCGGCAgccgccctcctcctcctcttcctccacttcctcctcctcctccacgaCGGCCCCCCTTCTCCCCAAGGCGGCGCGCGAGAAGCCGGAGGCGACCGCCGAGCCGCTGGGCACGGGATCCGGGCCGGGCGCGCACGCGGGCGGCGGCTCCCGGGCAGACGCCAAGGAGGAGCAGCAACAGCAGCTGCGGCGCAAGATCAACAGCCGAGAGCGGAAGCGCATGCAGGACCTGAACCTGGCCATGGACGCGCTGCGCGAGGTCATCCTGCCCTACTCGGCGGCGCACTGCCAGGCTGCGCCGGGCCGCAAGCTCTCCAAGATCGCAACGCTGCTGCTCGCCCGCAACTACATCCTGCTGCTGGGCAGCTCGCTGCAGGAGCTGCGCCGCGCGCTCGGCGAGGGCGCGGGGCCCGCTGCACCGCGCCTGCTGCTGGCCGGCCTGCCTCTGCTCGCCGCAGCGCCGGGCTCAGTGCTGCTGGCGCCCGGCGCCGTGGGGCCGCCCGACGCGCTGCGCCCGGCCAAGTACCTGTCGCTGGCGCTCGAGGAGCCGCCGTGCGGCCAGTTCGCGCTCCCCGGCGGCGGCCCGGGCGGCGGCGCTGGCAGCCCCGGCCTCTGCACCTGCGCCGTCTGCAAGTTCCCGCACCTCGTCCCGGCAGGCCTGGGCCTGGCCGCGGTGCAGGCGCAGTTCTCCAAGTGA